A genome region from Manihot esculenta cultivar AM560-2 chromosome 5, M.esculenta_v8, whole genome shotgun sequence includes the following:
- the LOC110614306 gene encoding ethylene-responsive transcription factor ERF011 has protein sequence MEGECCSSSSSASATTTAEKRKPRQQQDKPYRGIRMRKWGKWVAEIREPNKRSRIWLGSYSTPIAAARAYDTAVFYLRGPSARLNFPDLIYHEDNLRDMSAASIRKKATEVGAQVDALQQTALHASEKNPNRVVPEKPDLNQYPTPESSDEE, from the coding sequence ATGGAAGGGGAGTGTTGTTCAAGTTCTAGCTCAGCTTCCGCCACCACAACCGCCGAGAAGCGGAAGCCCAGGCAACAGCAAGACAAGCCTTATAGAGGTATAAGGATGAGGAAGTGGGGCAAGTGGGTTGCTGAGATTAGAGAACCCAATAAGCGTTCTAGGATTTGGCTTGGCTCCTACTCAACACCCATCGCCGCTGCCCGTGCCTACGACACCGCTGTTTTCTACCTTCGTGGCCCTTCTGCCAGGCTTAATTTCCCTGATTTGATATACCATGAAGACAACCTACGTGATATGTCTGCTGCTTCTATACGAAAGAAAGCTACTGAAGTTGGAGCTCAGGTGGATGCTCTGCAACAAACGGCTCTCCATGCATCAGAAAAGAACCCCAACCGTGTAGTTCCGGAGAAACCGGACTTGAACCAGTATCCGACCCCAGAAAGTTCCGATGAAGAGTAG
- the LOC110615495 gene encoding uncharacterized protein LOC110615495, whose protein sequence is MDHWPIFFRQYPSLSLLTISSSLCYRQISEWQESMVSLSLCNPIDTSLRKLPLLHFPQSLASPINLKNKFTFPSKLSFINPFHCTRCLHVACAADHVVSSAATSEIDMVRNRQGVYTSKKNRVVVLWDLDNKPPRGPPYPAAMALKQLAQRFGDIIEMSAYANRHAFVHLPNWVLEERRERKQLDVLERKGLVTPSELYICGVCGRKCKTNLDLKKHFRQLHERERQKKLNRMKSLKGKKRQRFKERFISGNHKYNEEARRLLTPKIGYGLASELRRAGVYVKTVEDKPQAADWALKRQIEHSMNRGVDWLFLVSDDSDFCDILKRAREANLGTVVVGDRDRALGRHADLWVPWLGVENGEITENDLVPKSTNRSEDWEENDGVFSVTHFEGNMACLQSDMDNFLNELAGARSDCSGVKISVFSEVDEEEDQDYLLWDSEDEDIEEEDGDFL, encoded by the coding sequence ATGGACCACTGGCCTATTTTCTTCAGACAATatccttctctttctcttctgaCAATATCTTCATCGCTTTGTTATCGCCAAATATCTGAGTGGCAAGAATCGATGGTTTCACTTTCACTCTGCAACCCCATCGACACATCTCTGCGAAAACTCCCACTTCTCCATTTCCCTCAATCTCTCGCTAGCCCCATTAATCTCAAAAAcaaattcactttcccttctaaaCTCTCCTTTATTAACCCCTTCCACTGTACCCGCTGCCTACATGTCGCCTGTGCAGCTGATCATGTCGTTTCTTCCGCCGCAACATCTGAGATCGACATGGTTAGGAACAGGCAAGGGGTCTACACTTCCAAAAAGAATAGGGTTGTCGTTTTATGGGACCTAGATAACAAGCCGCCGCGTGGCCCACCGTATCCGGCTGCAATGGCTCTTAAGCAGCTTGCTCAAAGGTTCGGGGATATTATAGAGATGTCAGCTTATGCCAATCGTCATGCTTTTGTCCATCTTCCCAATTGGGTCCTCGAGGAACGTCGCGAGAGGAAACAGTTGGACGTTCTTGAAAGGAAAGGGCTTGTCACTCCTTCTGAGCTCTATATCTGTGGAGTCTGCGGCCGAAAGTGTAAGACTAATTTGGATCTCAAAAAGCATTTTAGGCAGCTTCATGAGCGCGAGAGACAAAAGAAACTGAACAGAATGAAGTCGCTCAAGGGGAAGAAGCGGCAGCGTTTCAAGGAGAGATTCATTTCTGGAAATCACAAGTATAATGAGGAGGCCAGGAGATTGTTAACCCCAAAAATTGGGTATGGGTTGGCATCGGAGCTGAGGAGAGCAGGGGTTTATGTGAAGACGGTGGAGGATAAGCCACAAGCGGCGGATTGGGCATTGAAGAGGCAGATTGAGCATTCAATGAATAGAGGGGTTGATTGGTTGTTTCTGGTATCGGATGATTCAGACTTCTGCGACATTTTGAAGAGGGCAAGGGAGGCGAATTTGGGGACGGTGGTGGTGGGGGACAGGGATAGGGCGTTGGGAAGGCATGCGGATTTGTGGGTACCCTGGCTTGGGGTTGAGAATGGAGAGATTACAGAAAACGATTTGGTGCCCAAGAGTACAAATAGAAGTGAGGATTGGGAAGAGAATGATGGGGTCTTTTCAGTGACACATTTTGAAGGGAATATGGCTTGTTTACAGAGTGATATGGATAACTTCCTTAATGAACTTGCAGGAGCAAGGTCTGATTGCAGTGGTGTGAAGATTTCAGTGTTTTCAGAAGTGGATGAAGAAGAGGACCAGGATTACTTGTTGTGGGACAGTGAGGATGAGGATATTGAAGAGGAAGATGGGGATTTTTTGTAA
- the LOC110614819 gene encoding uncharacterized protein LOC110614819 — translation MLEWEHLLLVALSVIALSVIFIVLFRRCSCLRRGKGVVDVTTTTRTETLQDGIAKLHQGSLHRQLELDGKRRGNYYVFRRGVSARPLFNWADHPSLITDAVENGWSRFGFTGYMSSPSTRSSLLGFCAVGDNGNEGETEISWEVCQGSADFMQKIRLNSGLKKINVSNPSTFAASVIRTALPLPGPPLGNSAFPQEAYFEITVLYSHGDDHDESITKSKEGEKIKLIQENSNPKLNSESLAHVSSSRGFNKIEELKIAGKDDDKSEAVMLSLGLTTGGSLPLKHPGSYPGSIGFNSNGSVYLEGTKLVFESEKGEWARRDKVIGCGFDPRQKKVFFTVDAELVHVIHCKSEEFGTPLYPTIAANNDIIVLVNFGQSSFSYALANAQRTPNPCFIGPLVNSSALGYEDSKELFSMGRIDSQWLNRSGTRGTHNGNGANNNNNRAVEFDEESEADLFEIVLDGSATGRSPNTVAYH, via the exons ATGCTTGAATGGGAACATCTTCTGCTGGTGGCTCTCTCTGTTATAGCTCTTTCTGTTATCTTTATTGTGTTGTTCCGGAGATGTTCTTGTTTACGACGAGGTAAAGGCGTTGTTGACGTGACGACGACGACTAGAACGGAAACCTTGCAAGATGGGATTGCAAAGCTTCATCAAGGGAGTCTTCATCGTCAGCTTGAATTAGACGGCAAAAGAAGAGGAAATTATTATGTTTTCCGACGTGGGGTTTCAGCTAGACCTTTGTTCAATTGGGCTGATCATCCATCGCTTATTACTGACGCAGTTGAAAACGGATGGTCGAGATTTGGTTTTACTGGGTATATGTCGTCTCCATCCACGAGATCATCCCTGTTAGGTTTCTGTGCAGTCGGTGATAATGGAAACGAAGGGGAGACAGAGATAAGCTGGGAAGTGTGTCAAGGATCAGCTGATTTCATGCAAAAGATAAGATTAAATTCAGGGTTAAAGAAGATTAACGTAAGTAATCCTTCTACGTTTGCAGCTTCTGTGATTAGAACTGCTCTGCCTTTACCAGGGCCTCCATTGGGGAACTCAGCTTTTCCTCAAGAAGCTTACTTTGAGATCACAGTTCTGTATTCTCATGGTGATGATCATGATGAATCTATCACCAAGAGCAAGGAAGGGGAGAAGATTAAACTTATCCAGGAAAATTCTAACCCGAAGCTGAATTCAGAATCTTTAGCACATGTTAGTAGCAGCCGTGGATTCAACAAGATTGAAGAATTGAAGATTGCTGGTAAAGATGATGATAAAAGTGAAGCAGTTATGTTATCTTTAGGACTTACTACAGGAGGCTCTCTTCCTCTGAAACATCCTGGAAGCTATCCTGGATCCATAGGATTCAACTCTAATGGCTCTGTCTACCTTGAAG GGACGAAATTGGTGTTTGAATCAGAGAAAGGAGAATGGGCAAGGAGAGATAAAGTGATTGGTTGTGGATTTGATCCAAGGCAAAAGAAAGTATTTTTCACAGTAGATGCAGAGCTTGTACATGTAATTCATTGCAAGTCAGAGGAATTTGGGACACCATTATACCCAACAATTGCAGCCAACAATGACATAATAGTTCTTGTCAATTTCGGACAAAGTTCTTTCAGTTATGCACTTGCAAATGCTCAACGAACACCGAATCCTTGCTTCATTGGCCCTCTTGTAAATTCCTCTGCTTTGGGATATGAAGATAGCAAAGAACTTTTCTCAATGGGAAGGATAGATTCACAGTGGCTTAATAGAAGTGGAACTAGAGGTACCCACAATGGCAATGGtgctaataataataacaacagaGCTGTTGAGTTCGATGAAGAATCTGAGGCTGATTTGTTTGAAATTGTCTTGGATGGTTCTGCAACTGGAAGATCTCCAAACACAGTGGCATATCACTAA